In Holophagales bacterium, one DNA window encodes the following:
- a CDS encoding HIT domain-containing protein — protein MRTLFTPWRYAYITRTSPEPGCFFCAAAHTPDEDAERLVVARGRHHLLMLNRHPYSNGHLMVAPFAHLSTLRDAGEEVQRELWPLVLKAQSALERAYRPHGFNLGMNLGTCAGAGVPGHYHFHVVPRWNGDTNFMTVLADTRLVPEDLETARERLRQLLEEEAS, from the coding sequence ATGCGGACTCTTTTCACCCCCTGGAGGTACGCCTACATCACCAGGACCTCGCCCGAGCCCGGCTGCTTCTTCTGCGCCGCGGCCCATACCCCTGACGAGGATGCCGAACGGCTGGTGGTGGCGCGCGGCCGGCATCATCTGCTGATGCTCAACCGCCATCCGTATTCGAACGGGCATCTCATGGTGGCACCCTTCGCTCACCTCTCGACGCTGCGCGATGCCGGCGAGGAGGTCCAGCGGGAGCTCTGGCCCTTGGTTCTGAAGGCCCAGTCGGCGCTCGAGCGCGCCTATCGTCCCCACGGCTTCAACCTGGGGATGAATCTCGGGACCTGCGCTGGCGCCGGAGTTCCCGGGCACTATCATTTCCACGTCGTGCCGCGCTGGAACGGCGACACCAATTTCATGACGGTCCTGGCCGACACGCGTCTGGTGCCGGAAGACCTCGAGACGGCACGAGAACGGCTTCGGCAGTTGCTGGAGGAGGAGGCTTCTTGA
- a CDS encoding integration host factor subunit beta: MTKADLVEEVARATQLSKKQAELVVHTFFETIVDSLREGEKVELRGFGSFRIRQRGSRLGRNPKTGDRVQVPPKQIPYFKPGKELRAILNGSS, encoded by the coding sequence ATGACCAAGGCGGACCTTGTCGAAGAAGTGGCGCGAGCCACACAGCTGAGCAAGAAGCAGGCGGAGCTCGTCGTCCACACCTTTTTCGAGACGATCGTCGATTCGTTGCGAGAGGGCGAGAAGGTCGAGCTTCGCGGCTTCGGGAGTTTCCGGATCCGCCAACGCGGCTCCCGCCTGGGGAGGAATCCCAAGACGGGAGACCGCGTTCAGGTCCCGCCGAAACAGATCCCGTACTTCAAGCCGGGCAAGGAGTTGCGAGCCATCCTGAACGGCAGCTCCTGA